A genomic window from Halorubrum trapanicum includes:
- a CDS encoding ATP-binding protein, with protein MTSALGEHASVLVLDDDPELAGELGSLLGAERRESDDGGAVETHAAAPDGVDDSRLAGADVTVVVVDEAGLDRVRAVDRVGVVVAYVDDPTGRVATDPLVDAVAGSPDALSETVSWLIGRNRRSVVRSAPTRTPSRIEQLNAGMAELAAVRSVDEAYRATVAVAEQVFPEYQSVVAVRDGEWVEPVVASSGTPVEDCNRVRVGTGVAGRAVRTGDASIAPNPNPESRFDTVLTVPVGDDVVFQLASDDTGSGGEFDDADRRSAELLASHLEETLDRIDVTETLRAERDRLLALFTNVPDPAIAYDYADGDPIVRQVNEAFEATFGYEPETVIGESIDDYIVPPDAESEADDLNERLQRGENVRREVTRTTTDGPRHFILHVIPIHLDAANAAGYAIYTDVTDRREREETLRRQNERLDEFASIVSHDLRNPLSVAEGYVDLARETGDVDHLEKAADAIDRMDELVADLLSLAREGRSVGETESVSLADVAREAWGSVDTGDASLTIEADGTLAANRTRLRELLENVFRNSVEHGRDSPDDPLSVRVGAGTLRDGDGEEILGFYVEDDGIGLPEDADRVFESGFTTEESGTGLGLAISERIAEAHGWTARALDGEDGGARFEFRTG; from the coding sequence GTGACCTCCGCGTTGGGCGAGCACGCCTCGGTCCTCGTGCTCGACGACGACCCCGAGCTCGCCGGCGAGCTCGGGTCCCTCCTCGGCGCCGAGCGCCGCGAATCCGACGACGGCGGTGCGGTCGAGACGCACGCCGCCGCCCCGGACGGCGTCGACGACTCCCGCCTCGCCGGGGCCGACGTGACGGTCGTCGTCGTCGACGAGGCGGGGCTCGACCGGGTCCGGGCGGTCGATCGCGTCGGCGTCGTGGTCGCGTACGTCGACGACCCGACGGGCCGCGTCGCGACCGACCCGCTCGTGGACGCGGTCGCGGGCTCTCCCGATGCGCTCTCGGAGACGGTCTCGTGGCTGATCGGTCGGAACCGACGGTCCGTCGTCCGGTCGGCGCCGACGCGGACCCCCTCGCGGATCGAGCAGCTCAACGCCGGGATGGCCGAGCTCGCCGCCGTCAGGTCGGTCGACGAGGCGTACCGGGCGACCGTCGCGGTCGCCGAGCAGGTGTTCCCCGAATACCAGAGCGTGGTCGCGGTCCGCGACGGGGAGTGGGTCGAACCCGTGGTCGCCTCCAGCGGGACGCCCGTCGAGGACTGCAACCGGGTCCGCGTCGGGACCGGCGTGGCCGGCAGGGCCGTCCGGACCGGCGACGCCTCGATCGCCCCGAACCCGAACCCCGAGAGCCGGTTCGACACGGTGCTCACCGTCCCCGTGGGCGACGACGTCGTCTTCCAGCTCGCGAGCGACGATACCGGCAGCGGCGGCGAGTTCGACGACGCCGACCGCCGGTCGGCGGAGCTGCTCGCGTCCCACCTCGAGGAGACCCTCGATCGGATCGACGTCACCGAGACGCTCAGGGCCGAGCGGGACCGGCTGCTCGCGCTGTTCACGAACGTTCCCGACCCCGCCATCGCGTACGATTACGCCGACGGCGACCCGATCGTCCGCCAGGTGAACGAGGCGTTCGAGGCGACGTTCGGGTACGAGCCGGAGACGGTCATCGGCGAGTCCATCGACGACTACATCGTCCCTCCGGACGCCGAGTCGGAGGCCGACGACCTCAACGAGCGGTTACAGCGCGGCGAGAACGTCCGCCGGGAGGTGACGCGGACCACTACCGACGGGCCGCGCCACTTCATCCTCCACGTCATTCCGATCCACCTCGACGCCGCCAACGCGGCGGGCTACGCCATCTACACCGACGTCACCGACCGGCGCGAGCGAGAGGAGACCCTCCGGCGGCAGAACGAGCGGCTCGACGAGTTCGCCTCCATCGTCTCCCACGACCTCCGGAACCCGCTGTCGGTCGCGGAGGGGTACGTCGACCTCGCTCGCGAGACGGGCGACGTCGACCACCTCGAAAAGGCCGCGGACGCGATCGACCGGATGGACGAGCTCGTCGCCGACCTCCTGTCGCTGGCCAGAGAGGGGCGCTCGGTCGGCGAGACGGAGTCCGTCTCGCTGGCCGACGTCGCGCGCGAGGCGTGGGGCAGCGTCGACACGGGCGACGCGAGCCTAACGATCGAGGCCGACGGGACGCTGGCGGCGAACCGGACGCGGCTGCGCGAGCTGTTGGAGAACGTCTTCCGGAATAGTGTGGAACACGGCCGCGACTCCCCCGACGACCCGCTCTCGGTCCGCGTCGGGGCGGGGACGCTTCGGGACGGCGACGGGGAGGAAATCCTGGGGTTCTACGTCGAAGACGACGGGATCGGGCTCCCGGAGGACGCCGACCGGGTGTTCGAGAGCGGCTTCACGACTGAGGAGTCGGGCACGGGGCTCGGGCTCGCCATCAGCGAGCGCATCGCCGAGGCGCACGGCTGGACCGCCCGCGCGCTCGACGGCGAGGACGGCGGGGCCCGGTTCGAGTTCCGCACGGGCTGA
- the alaS gene encoding alanine--tRNA ligase, which translates to MSDLEAEYRLDYFEEEGFERKECTSCGAHFWTRDAGRELCGEPPCEDYSFIDDPGFPEARSLSEMREAFLSFFEDHGHERIDPYPVAANRWRDDVLLTQASIYDFQPLVTSGQTPPPANPLTISQPCIRMQDIDNVGKTGRHTMAFEMMAHHAFNTREEVDEDEYAYHGEVYWKDETVQYCDELFESLGADLEEITYIEDPWVGGGNAGPAIEVIYKGAELATLVFMCMEQDPEGDYEMKDGNTYSFMDTYIVDTGYGLERWTWMSQGTATVYEAIYPDAIDFLKDNAGIERTEAEREIVHRAAKLSGRLDIDDVDDVEAARGEIADRLDVDVDRLRELVEPLESIYAIADHSRTLAYMFGDEIVPSNVGTGYLARMVLRRMKRLVDEVGVDAPLDELVDMQAERLGYENRDTIREIVRSEERKYERTLERGARKVEQLADEYAGAGEPIPTEELLELYDSHGIQPDMVADIADERGAAVDVPDDFYALVADRHEEADAATGGDERDERLADLPETEKLFYDDQGRTEFEAVVLDVLDAEEGYDVVLDQTMFYPEGGGQPADRGQLTVGETTVDVTDVQERDGVVLHRTDADPGKGEFVKGQVDGDRRERLRAHHTATHLIGHAAREVLGDHVRQAGAQKGTDSARLDVRHFERITREDVKAIERVANELVRDDVPVRQEWPDRNEAEAEHGFDLYQGGVPPGTNVRLIHVGDADVQACAGTHVDRTGEIGAVKVLKTEPVQDGVERIAFAAGAAAVEATQRTEDALYDAADVLDVDPLDVPETAERFFEEWKARGKEVESLKEELAAARAAGGADAEEVEVAGATAVIQRLDGDADELRATANAHVDDGKVAVIGSGAGGSASFVVGVPDGVDVNAGQVVSELAGRVGGGGGGPPDFAQGGGPDAEALDDALDAAPDVLRSLQEA; encoded by the coding sequence ATGAGCGATCTCGAAGCGGAGTACCGTCTCGACTACTTCGAGGAAGAAGGGTTCGAGCGCAAGGAATGCACCTCCTGTGGCGCGCACTTCTGGACCCGCGACGCGGGGCGAGAACTGTGCGGCGAGCCGCCCTGCGAGGACTACAGCTTCATCGACGACCCGGGCTTCCCGGAGGCCCGCTCGCTGTCGGAGATGCGCGAGGCGTTCCTCTCCTTCTTCGAGGACCACGGCCACGAGCGGATCGACCCGTATCCGGTCGCCGCGAACCGCTGGCGCGACGACGTCCTCCTGACGCAGGCGTCGATCTACGACTTCCAGCCGCTCGTCACCTCGGGGCAGACGCCGCCGCCGGCGAACCCGCTGACGATCTCGCAGCCCTGCATCCGGATGCAGGACATCGACAACGTCGGCAAGACGGGCCGGCACACGATGGCGTTCGAGATGATGGCCCACCACGCGTTCAACACGCGCGAGGAGGTCGACGAGGACGAGTACGCCTACCACGGCGAGGTGTACTGGAAAGACGAGACGGTACAGTACTGCGACGAGCTGTTCGAGAGCCTCGGCGCGGATCTCGAGGAGATCACCTACATCGAGGACCCGTGGGTCGGCGGCGGCAACGCCGGGCCCGCCATCGAGGTCATTTATAAGGGCGCCGAGCTGGCGACGCTCGTCTTCATGTGCATGGAGCAGGACCCCGAGGGCGACTACGAGATGAAGGACGGGAACACGTACTCGTTCATGGACACGTACATCGTCGACACCGGGTACGGGCTCGAACGGTGGACGTGGATGAGCCAGGGGACCGCGACGGTGTACGAGGCGATCTATCCCGACGCCATCGACTTTTTGAAGGACAACGCCGGGATCGAACGCACCGAGGCGGAACGCGAGATCGTCCACCGCGCCGCGAAGCTCTCCGGCCGGCTCGACATCGACGACGTCGACGACGTGGAGGCCGCCCGCGGCGAGATCGCCGACCGACTCGACGTCGACGTCGACCGCCTGCGCGAACTGGTCGAGCCGCTCGAATCGATCTACGCGATCGCCGACCACTCGCGGACGCTCGCGTACATGTTCGGCGACGAGATCGTCCCCTCGAACGTCGGCACGGGCTACCTCGCGCGGATGGTGTTACGCCGGATGAAGCGGCTCGTCGACGAGGTGGGCGTCGACGCGCCCCTCGACGAGCTCGTCGACATGCAGGCCGAGCGGCTCGGCTACGAGAACCGCGACACGATCCGCGAGATCGTCCGCAGCGAGGAGCGGAAGTACGAGCGGACGCTGGAGCGCGGCGCCCGCAAGGTCGAGCAGCTCGCCGACGAGTACGCCGGGGCCGGCGAGCCGATCCCCACCGAGGAGCTGTTAGAGCTGTACGACTCCCACGGGATCCAGCCCGACATGGTCGCCGACATCGCCGACGAGCGCGGCGCGGCCGTCGACGTGCCCGACGACTTCTACGCGCTCGTCGCCGACCGACACGAGGAGGCCGACGCCGCGACCGGGGGCGACGAGCGCGACGAGCGGCTCGCCGACCTCCCCGAGACGGAGAAGCTGTTCTACGACGACCAGGGGCGCACGGAGTTCGAGGCGGTCGTCCTCGACGTGTTGGACGCCGAGGAGGGGTACGACGTCGTGTTGGACCAGACGATGTTCTACCCCGAGGGCGGCGGCCAGCCGGCCGACAGGGGCCAGCTCACGGTCGGCGAGACCACCGTCGACGTCACCGACGTGCAAGAGCGTGACGGCGTCGTCCTCCACCGCACGGACGCGGACCCCGGGAAAGGCGAGTTCGTCAAGGGGCAGGTGGACGGCGACCGCCGCGAGCGGCTCCGCGCGCACCACACCGCGACCCACCTGATCGGTCACGCCGCCCGCGAGGTGCTCGGCGACCACGTCCGGCAGGCGGGCGCCCAGAAGGGGACCGACTCCGCACGGCTCGACGTGCGCCACTTCGAGCGCATCACCCGCGAGGACGTGAAGGCGATCGAGCGCGTCGCCAACGAGCTCGTCCGCGACGACGTCCCCGTCAGACAGGAGTGGCCCGACCGCAACGAGGCCGAGGCGGAACACGGCTTCGACCTGTACCAAGGGGGCGTGCCGCCGGGAACGAACGTCCGGCTGATCCACGTCGGCGACGCCGACGTCCAGGCCTGCGCGGGCACCCACGTCGACCGGACCGGCGAGATCGGCGCCGTGAAGGTGCTGAAGACGGAGCCGGTTCAGGACGGCGTCGAGCGGATCGCCTTCGCCGCGGGCGCCGCGGCGGTCGAGGCGACCCAGCGCACCGAGGACGCGCTGTACGACGCGGCCGACGTGTTGGACGTCGACCCGCTCGACGTGCCCGAGACGGCCGAGCGCTTCTTCGAGGAGTGGAAGGCGCGGGGGAAGGAGGTCGAGTCGCTGAAGGAGGAGCTGGCGGCCGCGCGCGCCGCCGGCGGCGCCGACGCCGAGGAGGTCGAGGTCGCCGGGGCGACCGCGGTGATCCAGCGGCTCGACGGCGACGCCGACGAGCTGCGCGCGACCGCGAACGCCCACGTCGACGACGGGAAGGTCGCGGTGATCGGCAGCGGCGCCGGCGGCTCCGCGAGCTTCGTCGTCGGCGTCCCCGACGGCGTCGACGTGAACGCCGGGCAGGTCGTCTCGGAGCTCGCCGGGCGCGTCGGCGGCGGCGGCGGCGGCCCGCCCGACTTCGCGCAGGGCGGCGGCCCCGACGCGGAGGCGCTCGACGACGCGCTCGACGCGGCGCCCGACGTCCTCCGCAGCCTCCAGGAGGCCTAG
- a CDS encoding alpha/beta fold hydrolase: MPYATNAGTEIRYEVDAPDAGTDDEAVVFCGDVGLGAWQFGWQHAALAGPHTVITPETRGVGRSDAPPGPYRAETLAADLDAVCAAEGVRNAHLVGYGLGGMVALTAALTGSRPASLALVGTPPAGDAYNPAGVWADPSDPATVEGSLSGLLSPDFREAHPDALSRIAEWRLAEDADREAYEAHRAAVEAFDLTDDLFEVTTPALVVHGGDDTVCPVTAGETLAEGLPRGEFHAVEGARHLVGVEASAAVNDLLTGWLAEHATDRFA, translated from the coding sequence ATGCCCTACGCGACCAACGCCGGCACCGAGATCCGGTACGAGGTGGACGCGCCCGACGCCGGTACGGACGACGAGGCGGTCGTGTTCTGCGGCGACGTCGGGCTCGGCGCGTGGCAGTTCGGCTGGCAGCACGCCGCGCTGGCCGGGCCGCACACGGTGATCACGCCCGAGACGCGCGGCGTCGGGCGGTCGGACGCGCCGCCCGGCCCGTACCGGGCCGAGACGCTCGCCGCCGACCTCGACGCGGTCTGTGCGGCCGAGGGCGTCAGGAACGCCCACCTCGTCGGGTACGGCCTCGGCGGGATGGTCGCGCTGACGGCCGCGCTGACCGGCTCGCGACCGGCGAGCCTGGCCCTGGTGGGAACGCCGCCCGCGGGCGACGCGTACAACCCCGCCGGCGTCTGGGCCGACCCGAGCGACCCGGCCACGGTCGAGGGGTCGCTCTCCGGGCTGCTCTCGCCCGACTTCCGCGAGGCGCACCCGGACGCGCTCTCGCGGATCGCGGAGTGGCGCCTCGCGGAGGACGCCGACCGGGAGGCGTACGAGGCGCACCGCGCGGCGGTCGAGGCGTTCGACCTGACCGACGACCTCTTCGAGGTCACGACGCCGGCCTTGGTCGTCCACGGGGGCGACGACACCGTCTGTCCGGTCACGGCCGGCGAGACGCTCGCGGAGGGGCTCCCGCGCGGCGAGTTCCACGCCGTCGAGGGCGCCCGGCACCTCGTCGGGGTCGAGGCGTCGGCGGCGGTCAACGACCTGCTCACGGGCTGGCTCGCCGAACACGCGACCGACCGGTTCGCGTAG
- a CDS encoding type 1 glutamine amidotransferase: MTRLRFALLNAAHDGANTRRNFRRELDADLVEFDATAGDLPDDTEFDGVVVTGSRSSVYWDEAWIPPLVDYVAEAADDGVPVLGVCYGHQVLAEALGGRVAGMDGFEIGYNEIRRVRDDPLFEGIGESFTAFTTHGDAVVELPPSATLLAENDRGVHAFRDGHCWGVQFHPEYDVETARDVTDGKRDQIGDARVDGVLESITPEAYDAACEAKALFENFTAHAERLAAERAERAAADD, encoded by the coding sequence ATGACTCGCCTCCGGTTCGCCCTGTTGAACGCCGCCCACGACGGCGCGAACACCCGTCGGAACTTCCGCCGGGAGCTCGACGCCGACCTCGTCGAGTTCGACGCCACCGCCGGGGACCTCCCCGACGACACCGAGTTCGACGGCGTCGTGGTGACGGGGTCGCGCTCGTCGGTGTACTGGGACGAGGCGTGGATCCCGCCGCTCGTCGACTACGTCGCCGAGGCCGCCGACGACGGCGTCCCGGTCCTCGGCGTCTGTTACGGCCACCAAGTGCTCGCGGAGGCGCTCGGCGGCCGCGTCGCGGGGATGGACGGCTTCGAGATCGGCTACAACGAGATCCGCCGCGTGCGCGACGACCCGCTGTTCGAGGGGATCGGCGAGTCGTTCACCGCCTTCACGACCCACGGCGACGCGGTCGTCGAGCTCCCGCCGTCGGCGACGCTGCTGGCCGAGAACGACCGCGGCGTCCACGCGTTCCGCGACGGCCACTGCTGGGGCGTCCAGTTCCACCCCGAGTACGACGTCGAGACCGCCCGCGACGTGACCGACGGCAAGCGCGACCAGATCGGTGACGCCCGCGTGGACGGCGTCCTCGAATCGATCACCCCCGAGGCGTACGACGCGGCCTGCGAGGCGAAGGCGCTGTTCGAGAACTTCACCGCCCACGCCGAGCGGCTGGCGGCCGAACGGGCGGAGCGGGCCGCCGCGGACGACTGA
- a CDS encoding PINc/VapC family ATPase, with translation MNVVPDTSAVVDGRVSERVADGTYESVTVFVPEAVVGELESQANDGLESGWDGLSELKRLADYADDGTIELRYVGERASGDARSNAHEGDVDALIRDLAADHDATLLSSDVVQAEVARAKGLDVEYVEPVARGVVDELPIQDFFTDETMSVHLKTGTVPKAKRGTLGEMRYVEIADEETDEEQMREWGNSIVDLARQSNEGFIELSDDGMDIVQFRNYRIAVARPPFADGIEITAVRPIAKTTLDDYEFADELRERFKERKRGVLISGSPGAGKSTFAQAVAEFLNDSDYAVKTMEKPRDLQVGPEITQYGALGGEMENTADSLLLVRPDYTIYDEVRKTNDFEVFSDMRMAGVGMVGVVHASRAIDALQRLVGRVELGMIPQIVDTVVYIEAGEVHTVYDVTTEVKVPAGLTAEDLARPVIQVSNFETGRPEYEIYTFNRQVVTVPLDEDGGEAESESGVGRIAKKEIEREIKSVAHGRVDVTLNGDDEAVVYVTEGDIGTVIGKGGGRIADIENRLGIDIDVRTHDEKPGRSGGGSAGGAAENGRGDGQVGAERGTAVAPEITSRHVVIDVDDGVGETVEVRADGEYLFTATVGRGGEVQVSRGSAIAEELEDAIDRNRTVTVVPAR, from the coding sequence ATGAACGTAGTACCGGACACGAGCGCGGTCGTCGACGGCCGCGTGTCCGAACGCGTCGCGGACGGGACCTACGAGTCGGTCACCGTGTTCGTCCCGGAGGCGGTCGTGGGCGAGCTGGAGTCGCAGGCGAACGACGGGCTCGAATCCGGCTGGGACGGGCTGAGCGAGCTGAAGCGGCTCGCGGACTACGCCGACGACGGGACGATCGAGCTGCGGTACGTCGGCGAGCGCGCGAGCGGCGACGCCCGCTCGAACGCCCACGAGGGCGACGTGGACGCGCTTATCCGCGACCTGGCGGCCGACCACGACGCGACCCTCCTGTCGAGCGACGTGGTCCAGGCCGAGGTCGCCCGCGCGAAGGGGCTCGACGTCGAGTACGTCGAGCCCGTCGCCCGCGGCGTCGTCGACGAGCTTCCGATTCAGGACTTCTTCACCGACGAGACGATGTCGGTCCACCTCAAGACCGGCACCGTCCCGAAGGCGAAGCGCGGGACGCTCGGCGAGATGCGCTACGTCGAGATCGCGGACGAGGAGACCGACGAGGAACAGATGCGCGAGTGGGGCAACTCGATCGTCGACCTCGCCCGCCAGTCGAACGAGGGGTTCATCGAGCTCTCCGACGACGGGATGGACATCGTCCAGTTCCGGAACTACCGGATCGCGGTGGCGCGGCCCCCCTTCGCCGACGGCATCGAGATCACCGCCGTCCGCCCCATCGCGAAGACGACCCTCGACGACTACGAGTTCGCCGACGAGCTGCGCGAGCGGTTCAAAGAGCGCAAGCGCGGCGTGCTCATCTCGGGGTCGCCCGGCGCCGGCAAGTCGACGTTCGCGCAGGCGGTCGCCGAGTTCCTGAACGACAGCGACTACGCCGTGAAGACGATGGAGAAGCCGCGGGACCTCCAGGTCGGTCCGGAGATCACGCAGTACGGCGCGCTCGGCGGCGAGATGGAGAACACCGCCGACTCCCTCCTCCTCGTTCGCCCCGACTACACCATCTACGACGAGGTCCGGAAGACGAACGACTTCGAGGTGTTCTCGGACATGCGGATGGCCGGCGTCGGCATGGTCGGGGTCGTCCACGCATCTCGGGCCATCGACGCGCTCCAGCGGCTCGTCGGGCGCGTCGAGCTCGGGATGATCCCGCAGATCGTCGACACCGTCGTCTACATCGAGGCCGGCGAGGTCCACACCGTCTACGACGTGACCACCGAGGTGAAGGTGCCCGCCGGGCTCACCGCCGAGGACCTCGCCCGCCCGGTCATCCAGGTGTCGAACTTCGAGACCGGCCGGCCCGAGTACGAGATATACACCTTCAACCGGCAGGTCGTCACGGTGCCGCTCGACGAGGACGGCGGCGAGGCCGAAAGCGAGTCCGGCGTCGGCCGCATCGCGAAAAAGGAGATCGAACGCGAGATCAAGTCGGTCGCGCACGGCCGGGTCGACGTGACGCTCAACGGCGACGACGAGGCGGTCGTCTACGTCACCGAGGGCGACATCGGCACGGTGATCGGGAAGGGCGGCGGCCGCATCGCCGACATCGAGAACCGCCTCGGGATCGACATCGACGTGCGGACGCACGACGAGAAGCCCGGCAGGTCGGGGGGCGGCTCCGCCGGCGGCGCGGCCGAGAACGGCCGCGGCGACGGGCAGGTCGGCGCCGAGCGCGGGACGGCCGTTGCGCCGGAGATCACCTCGCGGCACGTCGTCATCGACGTCGACGACGGGGTGGGCGAGACGGTCGAGGTGCGCGCCGACGGCGAGTACCTCTTCACCGCCACCGTCGGCCGCGGCGGCGAGGTCCAGGTCTCCCGCGGCTCCGCCATCGCCGAGGAGTTGGAGGACGCAATCGACCGGAACCGGACGGTGACGGTCGTCCCGGCGCGCTGA
- the citZ gene encoding citrate synthase → MADELKRGLEGVLVAESDLSYVDGEVGKLVYRGYDIEDLARGASYEEVLYLLWHGSLPTAAELDSFAADLAAEREVNDDVIETVRALADAGERPMAALRTATSMLSAYDPDDDEEGDDGEAALRQGRRITAKIPTVLAAFERVRQGEEPVAPDPELSHAGNFLYMLTGTEPDAVSEETFDMALTLHADHGLNASTFTAMVIGSTMADVYSGVTGGIGALSGPLHGGANQDVMEVLHEVDASSKDPVEWVKDARDEGRRIPGFGHRVYKVKDPRAKILEEKLRDLSESSGDTKWLDYTTAIEEYLTDQGLVEKGIAPNVDFYSGSVYDSLGIPVDMYTPIFAMSRVGGWIAHVAEYQEDNRLIRPRARYTGPEDVEFVPVDER, encoded by the coding sequence ATGGCCGATGAGTTAAAACGCGGGCTCGAGGGCGTCCTCGTCGCGGAGTCGGATCTGAGCTACGTCGACGGCGAGGTCGGGAAGCTCGTATACCGCGGGTACGACATCGAGGACCTCGCGCGCGGCGCGTCCTACGAGGAGGTGCTGTACCTGCTGTGGCACGGCTCCCTGCCCACCGCCGCGGAGCTCGACTCGTTCGCCGCCGACCTCGCGGCGGAACGCGAGGTGAACGACGACGTCATCGAGACGGTGCGCGCGCTCGCGGACGCCGGCGAGCGACCGATGGCCGCGCTCCGGACCGCGACGTCGATGCTGTCCGCGTACGACCCGGACGACGACGAGGAGGGCGACGACGGCGAGGCCGCCCTCCGCCAGGGCCGGCGGATCACGGCGAAAATCCCGACGGTCCTCGCCGCGTTCGAGCGCGTCCGGCAGGGCGAGGAGCCGGTCGCCCCCGACCCGGAGCTCTCGCACGCCGGGAACTTCCTCTACATGCTCACCGGGACGGAACCGGACGCGGTGAGCGAGGAGACGTTCGACATGGCGCTGACGCTCCACGCCGACCACGGGCTCAACGCCTCCACGTTCACCGCGATGGTGATCGGCTCGACGATGGCCGACGTCTACTCCGGCGTCACCGGCGGCATCGGCGCGCTCTCCGGCCCGCTCCACGGCGGCGCCAACCAGGACGTGATGGAGGTGCTCCACGAGGTCGACGCGTCCTCGAAGGACCCCGTCGAGTGGGTGAAAGACGCCCGGGACGAGGGGCGGCGCATCCCCGGATTCGGCCACCGCGTCTACAAGGTGAAAGACCCCCGCGCGAAGATCCTCGAAGAGAAGCTCCGCGACCTCTCGGAGTCGTCGGGCGACACGAAGTGGCTCGACTACACCACCGCGATCGAGGAGTACCTCACCGACCAAGGGCTCGTCGAGAAGGGGATCGCCCCGAACGTCGACTTCTACTCCGGCTCCGTCTACGACTCGCTCGGTATCCCGGTCGACATGTACACGCCCATCTTCGCGATGAGCCGCGTCGGCGGGTGGATCGCCCACGTCGCCGAGTACCAGGAGGACAACCGCCTCATCCGCCCGCGCGCCCGCTACACCGGCCCCGAGGACGTCGAGTTCGTCCCCGTCGACGAGCGGTAG